A single region of the Acidimicrobiia bacterium genome encodes:
- a CDS encoding GNAT family N-acetyltransferase: MNLEYVQVRPDHADALVALEASAFPTADRGELLSVAGVLKQCEMFPEGGFVVVDHDAGDRVVAFAMGCFVDFDFDRPQHHIDEVVGPLGSDYHLEFGEWYYGTDIAVANDYQRLGIGRQLYGLRKDLIRRLNRAGLVAGGVIPGFANHKNDMTAEEYVARVSARELTDPTLTMQLDNGFEALGALENYWTDQAVDSWASLIVWRNPDFDPECLAAQRAGIRPGPAHG, from the coding sequence GTGAACCTCGAGTATGTGCAGGTCAGACCGGACCACGCCGATGCCCTCGTTGCCCTGGAGGCGTCCGCCTTCCCAACGGCCGACCGAGGCGAGCTCCTTTCGGTAGCCGGAGTGCTGAAGCAGTGCGAAATGTTCCCTGAAGGCGGGTTTGTCGTTGTGGATCACGACGCCGGGGATCGGGTGGTGGCGTTCGCCATGGGGTGTTTTGTCGACTTCGACTTCGATCGCCCCCAGCATCACATCGACGAGGTGGTCGGCCCGCTCGGATCTGATTACCACCTCGAATTCGGTGAGTGGTACTACGGAACCGATATTGCGGTAGCAAATGACTATCAACGGCTCGGGATTGGCCGTCAGCTGTATGGGCTCCGCAAGGATCTGATCCGGCGCCTCAACCGCGCCGGACTGGTTGCCGGGGGAGTTATTCCTGGATTTGCCAACCACAAAAACGACATGACCGCTGAGGAGTACGTCGCCCGGGTATCAGCTCGGGAGCTGACAGATCCGACCTTGACGATGCAACTCGACAACGGTTTCGAGGCCCTCGGTGCCCTGGAGAACTACTGGACGGACCAGGCGGTCGACAGCTGGGCGAGCCTGATTGTTTGGAGGAACCCCGACTTCGACCCGGAGTGCCTGGCTGCTCAACGCGCCGGGATCCGGCCCGGACCTGCCCATGGATGA
- the speB gene encoding agmatinase: MDEVWRFAQFVTFAGVPSVELAGLAQGGADVVIVGAPLDWGATYRGGARFGPKAIREADYLDADAVRPHLPTGINPFDEFRVVDVGDVPVPPGYLEIGLDRIADAVEMIAAKGAVPIVLGGDHSITYGNGTGLARVHGPGSFGLVHFDAHADTGETNAGQLHGHGTPMRRLIESGAVPGNRFVQIGLRGYWPGPATVAWMAEQEMKVFLMSEIVDRGLRPVVADAVAACTDSASKGIFISVDVDVVDPGMAPGTGTPEPGGLTSRELLDTVRRLARELPVVGADIVEVSPPYDGPGQITAFLANRVVLEILNGMAERKVMGRS, encoded by the coding sequence ATGGATGAGGTGTGGCGGTTTGCCCAGTTTGTGACGTTTGCCGGGGTGCCGTCGGTGGAACTGGCCGGGCTGGCGCAAGGTGGGGCCGATGTGGTGATTGTGGGAGCTCCGCTCGATTGGGGAGCCACCTACCGGGGCGGCGCACGATTCGGGCCTAAAGCAATCAGGGAGGCCGACTACCTCGATGCTGACGCAGTCCGTCCTCATCTGCCGACCGGAATCAATCCATTCGATGAGTTCCGTGTGGTGGATGTTGGCGACGTGCCGGTCCCCCCTGGTTACCTTGAGATCGGCCTTGACCGGATAGCCGACGCCGTCGAGATGATTGCGGCCAAAGGTGCCGTCCCAATCGTCCTCGGTGGAGATCATTCGATCACCTATGGCAATGGCACCGGGTTGGCCCGCGTGCACGGTCCGGGATCTTTCGGACTGGTTCATTTTGACGCGCACGCCGACACTGGCGAAACAAATGCCGGCCAGTTGCATGGCCATGGGACACCGATGCGCCGACTCATAGAGTCGGGTGCGGTGCCCGGCAACCGGTTTGTCCAGATCGGCCTTCGGGGTTATTGGCCAGGACCGGCCACGGTGGCGTGGATGGCGGAGCAAGAAATGAAGGTTTTCTTGATGTCCGAGATCGTGGACCGGGGCCTGCGTCCAGTAGTAGCGGACGCGGTGGCGGCTTGCACCGATTCGGCATCGAAAGGAATCTTCATCTCGGTTGATGTCGATGTGGTCGATCCCGGTATGGCACCGGGAACCGGAACGCCCGAACCGGGGGGGCTGACGTCGCGCGAACTGCTCGATACAGTCCGGCGCCTGGCGAGAGAGCTTCCGGTGGTCGGTGCCGACATTGTCGAAGTGTCACCGCCATACGACGGGCCCGGACAGATCACCGCGTTTCTGGCCAACCGGGTGGTCCTTGAGATTTTGAATGGGATGGCCGAGCGGAAGGTTATGGGGCGATCATGA
- a CDS encoding FAD-dependent oxidoreductase yields the protein MRLEEAKTTPFWWEAVQAKVTRPHLGGDLDVDVAIVGAGYTGLWTAYYLKEHDPSLKVAVLEKHHVGFGASGRNGGWCHAEYPLGIGVLAKEHGKSEAVRFMRALHESVVQVGRVVATEEIDCHFVQGGVLSVARSDVHLKRVKEQIEEARHLGLGKDDLRELSGTEARQMLNATGVIGGTWHPHGAAIQPALLVHGLAAACERRGVMIYEDSAVEQLAPRRVITRHGTVTAPMVVRATEGFTSDLPGFKRAMVPLYSLMVATEPLSDEMWEEIGLKTRPTFGDFRNLIIYGQRTVDGRLAFGGRGAPYYFGSSTAPENDIHDRVHAEIIRSLGELFPRLADVAITHRWGGALGAPRDWRPSVSIDRAAGIAWGGGYVGDGVNTAHLSGQTLADLILERDTDLVTMPWIQHEWKTWEPEPLRFVGINAGLWMAKAADASELRRGKASRWGTVGNWMRGKTR from the coding sequence ATGAGACTGGAAGAGGCGAAAACGACACCGTTCTGGTGGGAGGCCGTACAAGCCAAAGTTACTCGACCCCATCTGGGGGGTGACCTCGACGTCGATGTGGCGATTGTCGGGGCCGGTTACACGGGTCTGTGGACCGCTTACTACCTCAAAGAACACGACCCGTCGCTCAAGGTGGCCGTGCTTGAGAAACATCACGTCGGTTTCGGGGCGTCGGGGCGAAACGGCGGCTGGTGTCATGCTGAATACCCGCTCGGAATCGGGGTCCTGGCCAAAGAACACGGAAAGTCCGAGGCGGTTCGGTTCATGCGGGCTCTTCACGAGTCAGTGGTTCAGGTGGGTCGGGTCGTTGCCACGGAAGAGATTGATTGCCACTTTGTCCAAGGCGGGGTGCTTTCAGTTGCCAGGAGCGACGTTCACTTGAAAAGAGTGAAGGAGCAAATCGAGGAAGCCAGGCACCTCGGCCTTGGCAAGGACGACCTTCGAGAGTTGTCCGGCACCGAAGCCCGCCAAATGCTCAATGCCACCGGTGTGATTGGCGGGACGTGGCATCCTCACGGGGCGGCGATTCAACCGGCCTTGCTGGTTCACGGTTTGGCGGCAGCCTGCGAACGGCGCGGCGTCATGATCTATGAGGATTCGGCTGTTGAGCAACTCGCTCCCCGACGGGTGATCACCCGGCACGGCACGGTCACCGCCCCGATGGTGGTTCGAGCCACGGAAGGGTTCACGAGCGATCTTCCCGGCTTCAAACGGGCGATGGTGCCGTTGTACTCGTTGATGGTCGCAACCGAACCGTTGTCCGATGAGATGTGGGAGGAGATCGGCCTCAAGACCCGACCGACGTTCGGAGACTTCCGGAACTTGATCATCTACGGGCAGCGTACCGTCGATGGGCGGTTGGCCTTCGGGGGGCGCGGGGCTCCCTACTACTTTGGGTCGTCAACTGCACCCGAGAACGATATCCACGATCGAGTCCACGCCGAGATCATCCGGTCGCTTGGCGAACTGTTCCCCCGGTTGGCTGACGTGGCGATTACCCATCGTTGGGGTGGTGCGCTCGGGGCGCCTCGCGACTGGCGACCGTCGGTCAGCATCGACCGGGCAGCTGGAATCGCCTGGGGTGGCGGATATGTCGGAGACGGTGTCAACACGGCTCATTTGTCGGGCCAAACGCTGGCCGACTTGATTCTCGAACGCGATACGGACCTGGTAACGATGCCTTGGATACAACACGAGTGGAAGACCTGGGAGCCCGAACCGCTCCGTTTTGTTGGCATCAACGCCGGATTGTGGATGGCCAAGGCAGCCGATGCTTCCGAATTGAGGCGCGGCAAGGCGTCTCGGTGGGGGACGGTCGGCAACTGGATGCGCGGCAAGACCCGTTGA
- a CDS encoding GNAT family N-acetyltransferase, protein MSQCASLELAAFPQADPDDLLNADDLAAYARTFPEGFFVCLDGDRVVGQAGGILVDFDFDHPQHTIAEITGEHQCGNHNPDGAWYYGTDIVVDPEYRRRGIGKRLYELRKELVRKQNRRGIIAGGYIHGFADHKEVMSAADYVEKVAAGELYDRTLSFQLENGFEVRGVLADYIDDPDIDGWAALIVWSNPDHV, encoded by the coding sequence GTGAGCCAATGTGCCTCCCTTGAGTTAGCAGCGTTTCCTCAAGCCGATCCGGATGATCTGTTGAACGCCGATGATCTGGCTGCTTACGCACGGACCTTCCCCGAGGGGTTTTTCGTTTGCCTCGACGGCGATCGGGTCGTTGGCCAAGCCGGTGGGATCCTTGTCGATTTTGACTTTGATCACCCGCAACACACGATCGCCGAGATCACCGGCGAGCATCAGTGTGGTAATCACAATCCGGACGGCGCCTGGTACTACGGCACCGATATCGTCGTGGACCCCGAGTACCGACGGCGGGGGATCGGCAAGAGGCTGTACGAGCTTCGTAAGGAACTGGTGCGTAAACAGAATCGCCGGGGCATTATTGCCGGGGGCTATATCCACGGGTTCGCCGACCACAAGGAAGTTATGTCGGCGGCCGATTATGTGGAGAAGGTGGCGGCCGGGGAACTGTACGACCGTACGCTTAGCTTTCAACTGGAGAACGGGTTTGAGGTCAGGGGGGTTCTGGCCGACTACATCGATGACCCCGATATCGACGGGTGGGCTGCGTTGATCGTGTGGTCCAATCCGGATCACGTGTGA